In Providencia rettgeri, the following proteins share a genomic window:
- the fabG gene encoding 3-oxoacyl-ACP reductase FabG translates to MSFEGKIALVTGASRGIGKAIALTLIARGATVIGTATSEKGAEAITAYLDGKGKGLALNVTDTASIEETLTKIREEFGEIDILINNAGITRDNLLMRMKEDEWQDIIDTNLSSVYRLSKSVLRAMMKKRCGRIISIASVVGVMGNAGQTNYAAAKAGLIGFSKSLAREVASRGITVNVVAPGFIETDMTKALTDEQRAGILSQVPADRLGDAQEIASAVAFLASDEAAYITGETLHVNGGMYMI, encoded by the coding sequence ATGAGCTTTGAAGGAAAAATTGCACTGGTAACAGGGGCGAGTCGTGGAATTGGTAAAGCGATTGCTTTAACACTAATTGCTCGTGGCGCTACCGTTATCGGAACAGCAACCAGCGAAAAAGGCGCAGAAGCCATTACCGCTTATCTTGATGGTAAAGGTAAAGGTTTAGCCTTAAACGTGACTGATACAGCATCAATCGAAGAAACTTTGACCAAAATCCGCGAAGAATTTGGTGAAATTGATATTTTGATTAATAATGCAGGTATCACTCGTGATAACCTATTGATGCGTATGAAAGAAGATGAATGGCAAGATATTATTGACACCAATCTTTCATCCGTTTACCGTTTGTCTAAATCCGTTTTGCGTGCCATGATGAAAAAACGTTGTGGACGTATTATTTCAATTGCATCCGTTGTTGGTGTAATGGGAAATGCGGGGCAAACTAACTATGCAGCAGCGAAAGCAGGGTTAATTGGTTTTAGCAAATCATTAGCTCGTGAAGTCGCTTCTCGTGGTATTACTGTCAACGTCGTTGCACCTGGTTTTATCGAAACAGATATGACTAAAGCATTGACAGATGAACAGCGTGCAGGCATTTTATCTCAGGTTCCTGCGGATAGACTGGGTGATGCACAAGAAATTGCCAGTGCTGTAGCGTTTTTAGCTTCTGATGAGGCTGCTTACATCACAGGTGAAACATTGCATGTCAATGGTGGCATGTACATGATCTAA
- the fabD gene encoding ACP S-malonyltransferase produces the protein MTQFAMVFPGQGSQSLGMLAALAEENQLVEQTFAEASEALGYDLWALVQNGPEEELNKTWQTQPALLAASVAIFRVWQEKNGVMPTIMAGHSLGEYSALVCAGVIDFKQAIKLVELRGKLMQEAVPEGTGAMYAIIGLDNESIEKACQEASQGQVVSPVNFNSPGQVVIAGEKAAVERAGIACKEAGAKRALPLSVSVPSHCALMKPAADKLAEALAKIDFCEPVYPVINNVDVKIEKSAQNIRDALVRQLYNPVRWTETVELMADQGVEHLIEVGPGKVLTGLTKRIVSKLTAVAVNDPVSLSTALENS, from the coding sequence ATGACACAATTTGCTATGGTATTTCCCGGACAGGGTTCTCAGTCTTTAGGTATGTTAGCGGCACTGGCTGAAGAAAATCAGCTTGTTGAGCAAACATTCGCTGAAGCATCGGAAGCATTGGGTTACGATCTCTGGGCGTTAGTACAAAATGGGCCAGAAGAAGAATTAAATAAAACATGGCAAACACAGCCTGCTTTATTAGCAGCGTCTGTGGCGATATTCCGTGTTTGGCAAGAAAAAAATGGCGTAATGCCTACAATCATGGCAGGCCACAGCCTTGGGGAGTATTCAGCTTTAGTTTGTGCCGGTGTTATCGACTTTAAACAAGCGATTAAACTGGTCGAATTGCGGGGGAAACTCATGCAGGAAGCGGTTCCTGAAGGCACGGGTGCAATGTATGCCATTATTGGCTTAGATAATGAATCAATTGAAAAAGCTTGCCAAGAAGCCTCTCAAGGCCAAGTGGTTTCACCAGTTAACTTCAACTCACCGGGCCAAGTTGTGATCGCGGGTGAAAAAGCGGCCGTTGAACGCGCAGGTATCGCCTGTAAAGAAGCGGGGGCAAAACGAGCATTGCCTTTATCTGTTAGCGTACCTTCACATTGTGCATTAATGAAGCCAGCTGCTGATAAATTAGCCGAAGCGTTAGCAAAAATCGATTTTTGTGAGCCAGTCTATCCAGTTATTAACAATGTTGATGTTAAAATTGAGAAATCGGCACAAAATATTCGTGATGCTTTAGTCCGTCAACTGTATAATCCAGTACGCTGGACAGAAACTGTAGAATTGATGGCAGATCAAGGCGTTGAACACCTAATTGAAGTAGGCCCAGGAAAAGTATTGACTGGTCTTACCAAGCGAATTGTCTCTAAATTAACTGCCGTTGCAGTCAATGATCCTGTATCATTAAGCACTGCTTTAGAAAATAGCTGA
- a CDS encoding beta-ketoacyl-ACP synthase III — protein sequence MYSKILGTGSYLPAQVRTNADLEKMVDTSDEWIVTRTGIHERRIANEEESVSVMGFHAAKNALDMAQVDATDIGLIIVATTSATHAFPSAACQIQQMLGIHDCAAFDVAAACAGFTYAISIADQFVKTGMTKKALVIGADALSKTLDPTDRGTIILFGDAAGAVVIGESEEPGIISTHLHADGRYGDLLTLPNRSRCSEDPAYLTMTGNEVFKVAVRELAHIVDETLAQSGIAKEELDWLVPHQANLRIISATAKKLDMTMDKVVVTLDRHGNTSAASVPTALDEAVRDGRIQRGQLVLLEAFGGGFTWGSALVRF from the coding sequence ATGTACAGTAAAATCTTAGGAACAGGCAGCTACTTACCAGCACAAGTACGTACCAATGCTGATCTGGAAAAAATGGTTGATACTTCTGATGAATGGATTGTGACACGCACTGGCATACATGAAAGAAGAATTGCTAACGAAGAAGAAAGTGTGTCAGTGATGGGGTTTCATGCAGCCAAAAATGCGTTGGACATGGCACAAGTCGATGCAACAGACATTGGTTTAATTATCGTCGCGACCACATCCGCAACTCACGCATTTCCTAGCGCAGCCTGTCAAATTCAACAGATGCTAGGTATTCATGATTGCGCCGCATTTGATGTTGCAGCCGCATGTGCAGGCTTTACCTATGCAATTAGTATCGCTGATCAATTCGTCAAAACGGGTATGACCAAAAAAGCGTTAGTGATTGGCGCAGATGCATTATCTAAAACATTAGACCCAACAGATCGTGGCACGATTATTTTATTTGGTGATGCGGCAGGGGCTGTTGTTATTGGTGAATCTGAAGAGCCGGGTATTATTTCGACTCATTTACATGCTGATGGTCGTTATGGGGATTTACTGACATTACCTAACCGTAGCCGTTGTTCTGAAGACCCTGCATATCTAACCATGACAGGTAACGAGGTCTTTAAAGTTGCAGTGCGTGAATTAGCGCATATTGTTGATGAGACATTAGCACAAAGCGGCATTGCGAAAGAAGAACTTGATTGGCTCGTCCCACATCAAGCAAATTTAAGAATTATCTCTGCGACGGCAAAAAAATTAGATATGACAATGGATAAAGTCGTTGTCACATTAGACCGTCACGGCAATACGTCTGCAGCATCAGTTCCTACAGCGTTGGATGAAGCGGTGCGCGATGGCCGTATTCAGCGTGGTCAACTTGTGCTTTTAGAAGCTTTCGGTGGTGGTTTCACTTGGGGCTCTGCATTAGTTCGTTTTTAA
- the plsX gene encoding phosphate acyltransferase PlsX produces the protein MANLTIALDAMGGDVGPRVTVPAALQALASNPALKLLLVGQPEAIQPLLAHQSAEQISRVEIIPADGIIANDAKPSNAIRQSKGTSMRVALELVKTGQAQACVSAGNTGALMGLAKLMLKSIEGIERPALMTILPNQQKSQTVVLDLGANVNCSSDMLVQFAVMGSVMAEEVVNISKPRVALLNIGEEESKGLDNIREAASVLKETTSINYIGYVEGNELLTGKTDVLVCDGFAGNVSLKTMEGVIRVILSLIKSSGDQHKKSGWFMQLAKKWLKKRLMKRFGDMNPDQYNGATLLGLKGIVIKSHGAANEGAFKAAIDRAVQAVEKQVPERITARLNIVLPRSDQ, from the coding sequence TTGGCTAATCTAACCATCGCGTTAGATGCTATGGGCGGGGATGTTGGTCCCCGCGTCACGGTGCCTGCTGCATTGCAGGCACTGGCATCTAATCCAGCACTCAAATTACTGCTTGTCGGTCAACCCGAAGCCATTCAACCTTTGCTTGCACATCAAAGTGCTGAGCAAATTTCGCGCGTCGAAATTATTCCTGCAGATGGCATTATCGCAAACGATGCAAAACCATCAAACGCGATAAGGCAAAGCAAAGGAACATCGATGCGAGTGGCCTTGGAGTTAGTGAAGACAGGGCAGGCACAAGCGTGCGTGAGTGCCGGAAATACGGGTGCGCTGATGGGCTTAGCCAAATTAATGCTAAAGTCTATAGAGGGGATTGAGCGCCCAGCGCTAATGACAATCTTACCTAATCAGCAAAAAAGTCAAACAGTAGTGCTAGATTTAGGCGCTAATGTTAACTGCAGTAGTGATATGCTAGTCCAATTTGCCGTAATGGGTTCCGTGATGGCGGAAGAAGTGGTTAACATTTCTAAACCGAGAGTTGCGTTACTGAATATTGGCGAAGAAGAGAGTAAAGGGTTGGATAATATCCGCGAAGCCGCCTCAGTATTAAAAGAAACGACATCAATTAACTACATTGGTTATGTAGAAGGTAACGAGTTACTGACAGGTAAAACCGATGTGTTAGTGTGTGACGGCTTCGCAGGTAATGTCTCGTTGAAGACGATGGAAGGCGTAATACGTGTCATCCTTTCATTGATAAAATCGTCCGGTGATCAACACAAAAAAAGCGGTTGGTTTATGCAACTGGCGAAAAAATGGTTAAAAAAACGTTTAATGAAACGTTTTGGGGACATGAACCCCGACCAGTATAACGGTGCGACTCTGTTAGGATTAAAAGGTATTGTCATCAAGAGTCATGGTGCAGCGAATGAAGGCGCTTTCAAAGCGGCTATTGACCGCGCAGTACAAGCTGTTGAAAAACAAGTCCCAGAAAGAATAACAGCGCGACTAAATATTGTTTTACCCAGGAGTGATCAATAA
- the rpmF gene encoding 50S ribosomal protein L32: protein MAVQQNKPTRSKRGMRRSHDALTATLVSVDKTSGETHLRHHVTADGYYRGRKVINK from the coding sequence ATGGCCGTACAACAGAATAAACCAACTCGTTCAAAACGCGGTATGCGTCGTTCACATGATGCACTGACTGCTACCCTAGTTTCTGTAGATAAAACTTCCGGTGAAACTCACCTGCGTCACCATGTGACTGCAGATGGTTACTACCGTGGCCGTAAGGTTATCAACAAGTAA
- the yceD gene encoding 23S rRNA accumulation protein YceD, protein MQKVKLPLTIDAQRAAQKNLDYVGSYTSEQVTRIAESVVSVDSDVENELSFKIDNQRLTVIEGHSEVDVTLQCQRCRNDFKHHVYVSYCFSPVVNDEKAEALPEQYEPVYVDEFGEINLLGMIEDEIILSLPVVPVHDSEHCEVSEADMVYGELPPEAEKPNPFAVLASLKKST, encoded by the coding sequence ATGCAAAAGGTAAAATTACCCCTGACTATCGATGCGCAGCGTGCAGCTCAGAAAAACCTCGACTATGTTGGGAGTTATACATCTGAGCAAGTTACACGAATTGCCGAATCAGTAGTCAGTGTAGATAGTGATGTAGAAAACGAATTATCATTTAAAATTGATAATCAGCGTTTGACGGTCATAGAGGGACATTCTGAAGTTGATGTCACCCTACAATGCCAACGTTGCAGAAATGATTTCAAGCATCATGTCTACGTATCGTATTGTTTTAGTCCTGTCGTCAATGACGAAAAGGCCGAAGCATTACCGGAACAGTATGAACCAGTTTATGTAGATGAATTTGGTGAAATAAATTTGCTGGGAATGATAGAAGATGAAATAATTCTATCCTTACCAGTGGTTCCGGTTCATGATTCTGAACACTGTGAAGTGTCCGAAGCGGACATGGTGTATGGTGAACTGCCTCCCGAGGCAGAAAAACCAAACCCATTTGCCGTATTAGCCAGTTTAAAGAAAAGTACTTAA
- a CDS encoding Maf family protein: MKSIILASTSTYRQALLKKLGLPFLAVAPNIDESPILNESAQALVMRLSHEKANALSVQYPQHLVIGSDQVCVIGNKIMGKPHNFDNAFQQLKSASGNKVTFYTGLCLLDSETGKFNVECELFHVHFRQLSDEEITNYLLKDEPYQCAGSFKSEGLGISLFERLEGRDPNTLIGLPLILLLEMLRQHQVNPLLSR, from the coding sequence ATGAAATCGATTATTTTGGCGTCAACTTCAACATATCGACAAGCCCTACTAAAAAAACTGGGTTTGCCTTTTTTAGCCGTGGCTCCCAATATTGATGAATCGCCCATATTGAATGAGTCCGCTCAGGCTTTGGTCATGCGTTTGTCTCATGAAAAGGCCAACGCACTCTCTGTTCAATACCCTCAGCATCTGGTTATTGGTTCTGACCAAGTCTGTGTAATTGGAAATAAAATTATGGGCAAACCGCATAATTTTGATAATGCCTTTCAACAGCTTAAATCCGCTTCCGGCAATAAGGTCACTTTTTATACTGGCTTATGTTTGCTAGATAGTGAAACAGGTAAGTTTAATGTCGAGTGCGAACTGTTTCATGTACATTTCAGGCAATTATCTGATGAGGAAATCACTAATTATTTACTTAAAGATGAACCTTATCAGTGTGCTGGGAGTTTTAAATCGGAGGGATTAGGGATCAGTTTATTTGAACGTTTAGAGGGGCGAGACCCTAATACATTAATAGGGCTTCCACTTATTTTATTACTCGAGATGTTACGTCAACACCAAGTCAACCCATTACTTAGCCGATAA